A portion of the Stella humosa genome contains these proteins:
- a CDS encoding phosphoribosylaminoimidazolesuccinocarboxamide synthase, with translation MTRPQLMGALDRVLADATIPELPNHYSGKVRDNYDLPDGRRILIATDRLSAFDRILAVIPCKGQVLTQTARFWFEATADICPNHVLAYPDPNVVIGQRLDILPVEVVIRDYLAGTTGTSILTLYKAGQRDMYGVRLPDGMRDNQRLPRPIVTPTSKAFDGGHDEPLTPDEIVGRGLLTAGQWRQLTDYAFALFARGQEMAARQGLILVDTKYEFGTDRDGRIVLADEIHTPDSSRYWMADSYPARFAAGDRPESFDKDFVRSWVAARCDPYTDPIPEIPAELIAGTAEVYIRAYEMITGQAFAFPAEDGPILDRIRRNLAGFF, from the coding sequence ATGACCCGCCCGCAACTGATGGGAGCCCTGGACCGCGTCCTGGCCGATGCGACGATTCCCGAGCTGCCGAACCACTACAGCGGCAAGGTGCGCGACAACTACGACCTGCCGGACGGCCGGCGGATCCTGATCGCGACCGACCGCCTCAGCGCCTTCGACCGCATCCTGGCGGTGATCCCCTGCAAGGGCCAGGTGCTGACCCAGACCGCGCGCTTCTGGTTCGAGGCGACGGCCGACATCTGCCCCAACCACGTGCTGGCCTATCCCGACCCCAACGTGGTGATCGGCCAGCGGCTCGACATCCTGCCGGTCGAGGTGGTGATCCGCGACTATCTGGCGGGCACCACCGGCACCTCGATCCTGACGCTCTACAAGGCCGGCCAGCGGGACATGTACGGCGTGCGGCTGCCCGACGGCATGCGTGACAACCAGCGCCTGCCCCGACCCATCGTCACGCCCACCAGCAAGGCCTTCGACGGCGGCCATGACGAGCCGCTGACGCCGGACGAGATCGTCGGCCGCGGCCTGCTGACGGCCGGCCAGTGGCGCCAGCTCACCGACTACGCCTTCGCACTCTTCGCCCGCGGGCAGGAGATGGCGGCCCGCCAGGGCCTGATCCTGGTCGACACCAAGTACGAGTTCGGCACCGACCGCGACGGCCGCATCGTGCTGGCGGACGAGATCCACACGCCCGACAGCAGCCGCTACTGGATGGCCGACAGCTATCCCGCGCGCTTTGCCGCCGGCGACCGGCCCGAGAGCTTCGACAAGGACTTCGTGCGGAGCTGGGTGGCGGCGCGCTGCGACCCCTACACCGACCCGATCCCCGAGATCCCGGCCGAGCTGATCGCCGGCACGGCCGAGGTCTATATCCGCGCCTACGAGATGATCACCGGCCAGGCATTCGCGTTTCCCGCCGAAGACGGCCCGATCCTGGACCGCATCCGGCGGAATCTCGCGGGGTTCTTCTAG
- a CDS encoding tripartite tricarboxylate transporter substrate binding protein, translated as MKTRHALAALAAALLAAAGPVAATGPAAAQAYPSKTIRWVVPYTPGGITDSVTRLVTQKIQASIGQNIVVENKPGANSIIGAENVAVAAPDGYSILTVIAAHAANATLYAGKLPFDAVKSFQPISLPAIAPLILTTGLTFPPKDMKELIAYAKQNPGKVAFGSSGIGAAAHLTTELLKQTAGIDMLHIPYKGTAPAVQDLIAGQIQVLVDVPSSMMPHVRGGKVRGVAMFSGKRVQGADEIPTIVESGGPAIEASTWVMFLAPAGTPPAIVQRLSEETAKALALPDVKERFAQLGIEAVGGTPEATGKFLADEIAKWAKVITTAGVKPE; from the coding sequence GTGAAGACCAGACACGCACTGGCCGCATTGGCGGCCGCCCTGCTCGCGGCTGCCGGCCCGGTTGCCGCCACCGGACCGGCCGCAGCCCAGGCCTATCCCAGCAAGACCATCCGCTGGGTGGTGCCCTACACGCCGGGCGGGATCACGGATTCGGTGACGCGCCTCGTCACCCAGAAGATCCAGGCCTCGATTGGCCAGAACATCGTCGTCGAGAACAAGCCCGGCGCCAACTCGATCATCGGCGCCGAGAACGTCGCGGTGGCAGCGCCCGACGGCTACAGCATCCTGACGGTGATCGCGGCCCACGCCGCCAACGCCACGCTCTATGCCGGCAAGCTGCCGTTCGATGCGGTGAAGAGCTTCCAGCCGATCTCGCTGCCGGCGATCGCACCGCTGATCCTGACGACCGGCCTCACCTTCCCGCCCAAGGACATGAAGGAGCTGATCGCCTATGCAAAGCAGAATCCCGGCAAGGTGGCGTTCGGCTCGTCGGGCATCGGGGCTGCCGCCCACCTGACGACGGAGTTGCTGAAGCAGACCGCCGGCATCGACATGCTGCACATCCCCTACAAGGGCACGGCACCGGCGGTGCAGGACCTGATCGCCGGCCAGATCCAGGTGCTGGTCGACGTGCCGTCCTCGATGATGCCGCATGTGCGCGGCGGCAAGGTGCGCGGCGTCGCCATGTTCTCGGGCAAGCGGGTCCAGGGCGCGGACGAGATCCCGACCATCGTCGAGAGCGGCGGCCCGGCGATCGAGGCCTCGACCTGGGTCATGTTCCTGGCCCCGGCCGGCACGCCGCCCGCCATCGTCCAACGCCTGTCCGAGGAGACCGCCAAGGCGCTGGCCCTGCCCGACGTCAAGGAGCGCTTCGCCCAGCTCGGCATCGAGGCCGTTGGCGGCACGCCGGAGGCGACGGGCAAGTTCCTGGCCGACGAAATCGCCAAATGGGCCAAGGTCATCACCACGGCCGGCGTGAAGCCGGAGTAG
- a CDS encoding type II toxin-antitoxin system RelE/ParE family toxin: MVERLVTVVETAQFLRRAKAVGLADAERAELVTALASDPAAGVPLGGGLYKMRFGRPGGGKSGGWRVLHFYRRQDLPVFLLSVFGKNEKANISTAERAALISLCDLIAEAYGRRA; this comes from the coding sequence ATGGTCGAACGCCTCGTGACCGTTGTCGAAACCGCGCAGTTTCTGCGCAGAGCAAAGGCGGTCGGCTTGGCGGACGCCGAGCGTGCCGAGTTGGTTACGGCTCTTGCATCAGACCCCGCAGCGGGCGTGCCGCTTGGCGGCGGCCTCTACAAAATGAGGTTCGGTCGACCCGGCGGCGGCAAGAGCGGCGGATGGCGGGTATTGCACTTCTATCGCCGCCAGGACCTGCCGGTGTTTCTGCTTTCCGTGTTCGGAAAGAACGAGAAGGCGAACATCTCGACGGCGGAGCGGGCGGCGCTGATTTCCCTTTGCGACCTTATTGCCGAGGCTTACGGGAGACGGGCATGA
- a CDS encoding alpha/beta hydrolase family protein: MRTIRSVLLPAAFVLPAALTLLSPAPSGAQELKDFGSFHVGGRQVSLSGYPVTESVFTQGAAPTRVDPNGDFEVEQMYVQYLVPAPQASKYPLLMWHGGGLTGTTWETKPDGKPGWMNYFFKAGHPVYVSDAVERGRASWARYPEIYKTPPFFRTKKEAWEIFRIGPPDSYATDPAKRVMNAGMKFPVEAFDQFGKQFVPRWTSNDAITQTAYHALVQKVGPSVVMVHSQAGNFGFHAALAAPDKVKALIAIEPAGAPLPGPELDKLKGIPMLIVWGDYVGTEAVWTRQQPASVNFARDLNARGGDVEWLDLPKAGVTGNSHMLMMDTNSDQIAGLIQDWMKRKGLMN, translated from the coding sequence ATGCGCACCATACGCTCTGTCCTACTGCCGGCTGCTTTCGTCTTGCCGGCAGCGCTGACGCTCCTGTCGCCTGCGCCGTCCGGCGCCCAGGAACTGAAGGACTTCGGCAGCTTCCATGTTGGCGGCCGCCAGGTCAGCCTCAGCGGCTATCCCGTCACCGAGAGCGTCTTCACCCAAGGTGCCGCACCCACCCGGGTCGATCCGAACGGCGATTTCGAAGTGGAGCAGATGTACGTCCAGTACCTCGTTCCCGCCCCGCAGGCCTCGAAGTACCCGCTGCTGATGTGGCATGGCGGCGGCCTGACCGGGACGACGTGGGAGACCAAGCCCGATGGCAAGCCCGGTTGGATGAACTACTTCTTCAAGGCCGGCCACCCGGTCTATGTCTCCGACGCGGTCGAGCGCGGGCGCGCCTCCTGGGCGCGTTATCCGGAGATCTACAAGACCCCGCCCTTCTTCCGCACCAAGAAGGAAGCGTGGGAAATCTTCCGCATCGGCCCGCCCGATTCCTATGCGACCGACCCGGCCAAGCGCGTGATGAATGCGGGCATGAAGTTCCCGGTCGAGGCCTTCGACCAGTTCGGCAAGCAGTTCGTGCCGCGCTGGACCAGCAACGATGCCATCACCCAGACCGCATACCATGCGCTGGTGCAGAAGGTCGGCCCGTCCGTCGTGATGGTCCACAGCCAGGCCGGCAATTTCGGCTTCCACGCGGCCCTGGCCGCACCCGACAAGGTCAAGGCGCTGATCGCGATCGAGCCCGCCGGCGCGCCGCTGCCCGGGCCCGAGCTGGACAAGCTGAAGGGCATCCCGATGCTGATCGTGTGGGGCGACTATGTCGGCACGGAAGCCGTCTGGACCCGCCAGCAGCCGGCGTCGGTCAACTTCGCCCGCGACCTGAACGCGCGCGGCGGCGATGTCGAATGGCTGGACCTGCCCAAGGCCGGCGTCACCGGCAACAGCCACATGCTGATGATGGACACCAACTCCGACCAGATCGCCGGGCTGATCCAGGACTGGATGAAGCGCAAGGGCCTGATGAACTGA
- a CDS encoding aldehyde dehydrogenase family protein: MSHAQQFYIDGQWVDPIVPATIDVIDPSSEEAFVKISVGSAADVDRAVAAAKAAFPAFSQTSKAERVALLRRIVEVYKTRLPDIAAAVSQEMGAPMDLATNAQAAIGWRHIAKMADTLEQYEFNELRGSTLIAKEPIGVCGMITPWNWPLNQIACKVAPAIAAGCTMVLKPSEIAPINGIIFAEVMHEAGVPKGVFNLVNGDGPTVGQAIASHPDVDMVSFTGSTRAGILVAKAAADTVKRVHQELGGKSANILMDDVDFEKAVTKGIVNCFRNSGQSCNAPTRMFVPAARHDEILAVAKKVAESHKVGHPQTEGTSLGPVVSQTQFEKIQRLIQTGIDEGATLVTGGPGRPEGLNRGYYVRPTIFANVTPDMTISREEIFGPVLAIHKYESEDEVVRLANDTVYGLAAYIQSADLAKARDMAAKMRAGNVHINYPMGDLGAPFGGYKQSGNGREYADFGLDEFLEIKAVIGYEAA; this comes from the coding sequence ATGTCGCACGCGCAGCAGTTCTACATCGACGGCCAGTGGGTCGATCCGATCGTCCCGGCGACGATCGACGTCATCGACCCGTCCAGCGAGGAAGCCTTCGTGAAGATCTCGGTCGGCAGCGCCGCCGACGTCGATCGCGCGGTGGCCGCCGCCAAGGCCGCCTTCCCCGCCTTCTCGCAGACCAGCAAGGCCGAGCGCGTCGCGCTGCTGCGCCGTATCGTCGAGGTCTACAAGACCCGCCTGCCCGACATCGCGGCTGCCGTCTCGCAGGAGATGGGCGCGCCGATGGACCTGGCCACCAACGCCCAGGCGGCCATCGGTTGGCGCCACATCGCCAAGATGGCCGATACCCTGGAGCAGTACGAGTTCAACGAACTGCGCGGCTCCACCCTGATCGCCAAGGAGCCGATCGGCGTGTGCGGCATGATCACGCCGTGGAACTGGCCGCTCAACCAGATCGCCTGCAAGGTAGCGCCCGCCATCGCCGCCGGCTGCACCATGGTCCTGAAGCCGAGCGAGATCGCACCCATCAACGGCATCATCTTCGCCGAAGTCATGCATGAGGCGGGCGTGCCCAAGGGCGTGTTCAACCTCGTCAACGGCGACGGTCCGACGGTCGGCCAGGCGATCGCCTCCCACCCCGACGTCGACATGGTGTCCTTCACCGGCTCGACCCGGGCCGGCATCCTGGTCGCCAAGGCGGCCGCCGACACCGTCAAGCGCGTCCACCAGGAACTGGGCGGCAAGTCGGCCAACATCCTGATGGACGACGTCGATTTCGAGAAGGCGGTGACCAAGGGCATCGTCAACTGCTTCCGCAACAGCGGCCAGTCCTGCAACGCGCCCACCCGCATGTTCGTCCCGGCCGCGCGCCATGACGAGATCCTGGCCGTCGCCAAGAAGGTCGCCGAATCGCACAAGGTCGGCCACCCGCAGACCGAGGGCACCTCGCTCGGCCCCGTGGTCAGCCAGACCCAGTTCGAGAAGATCCAGCGCCTGATCCAGACCGGCATCGACGAGGGTGCGACGCTAGTCACCGGCGGCCCCGGCCGGCCCGAGGGCCTGAACCGCGGCTATTATGTGCGGCCGACCATCTTCGCCAACGTCACGCCGGACATGACGATCTCGCGCGAAGAGATCTTCGGGCCCGTGCTGGCCATCCACAAGTACGAGAGCGAGGACGAGGTCGTCCGTCTCGCCAACGACACGGTCTATGGCCTGGCGGCCTACATCCAGTCGGCCGACCTCGCCAAGGCGCGCGACATGGCGGCGAAGATGCGGGCCGGCAACGTCCACATCAACTACCCGATGGGCGACCTGGGCGCGCCGTTCGGCGGCTACAAGCAGTCCGGCAACGGCCGCGAATACGCCGATTTCGGCCTCGACGAGTTCCTGGAGATCAAGGCGGTCATCGGCTACGAAGCCGCCTGA
- a CDS encoding helix-turn-helix domain-containing protein — protein MSEAYESIRQGLEEALAYAKGARGGSVTHEVVVPIPDVAAIRARAGLSQTAFARSIGVAVGTLRGWEQGRRRPEGPARVLLALIEKRPSLVQEELQGLGS, from the coding sequence ATGAGCGAGGCTTACGAAAGCATCCGGCAAGGACTGGAGGAGGCGCTCGCCTACGCCAAGGGTGCGCGCGGTGGTTCCGTCACCCACGAGGTGGTCGTGCCGATTCCGGACGTGGCGGCGATCCGTGCCAGGGCGGGATTGTCTCAGACAGCCTTCGCGCGCAGCATCGGCGTGGCCGTGGGCACGCTGCGCGGCTGGGAACAGGGACGCCGGCGACCGGAAGGGCCCGCGCGGGTTCTGCTGGCGCTGATCGAGAAGCGCCCCTCTCTTGTTCAAGAGGAACTTCAAGGGCTCGGATCGTAG